In one window of Cytophagaceae bacterium ABcell3 DNA:
- a CDS encoding DUF695 domain-containing protein, giving the protein MSFVQKLPTKGKATSYADFWNWFQENEKPFHQAIKEGEHIEAKFFNKLHPKLAELNEGFYFLAGMMDDHTAELIVTPEGIIKNIVFTEELIKAAPPIEGWKFTALKPSLDISNVCIMMEGIEFSKDNLFFYPTVNTSYPDEININIVHRDYSENNKEVINHGVLIFLDNYLGELNFVETIDNLSVSEDMNIKEELIPIEKLKAFLNWRQKEFTEKYHGIRLDTSNDAHAILEASLENGDPLLAAINTDLLQWDCKASHPWIVIVELQFNGDTNTGMPNTEDYQKLNEIEEDIKLKDAEGYLYIGRQTTRNSREIYFACKDFRKPSKILYMAQQKYSGLFGFDYHIYKDKYWKTFKRFLPNK; this is encoded by the coding sequence ATGTCATTTGTACAAAAACTTCCGACTAAGGGAAAAGCTACATCCTATGCAGATTTCTGGAACTGGTTTCAGGAGAATGAAAAACCTTTTCATCAAGCAATTAAGGAAGGCGAGCATATTGAAGCTAAATTTTTCAACAAATTGCACCCAAAGCTTGCGGAACTGAACGAAGGGTTCTACTTTTTGGCCGGAATGATGGATGACCATACCGCAGAGCTAATAGTTACCCCAGAAGGAATTATTAAAAACATAGTTTTCACAGAAGAACTCATAAAAGCAGCTCCGCCTATAGAAGGTTGGAAGTTTACTGCATTAAAACCTTCACTAGACATTAGCAACGTATGCATAATGATGGAAGGTATTGAGTTCAGTAAAGACAACCTGTTTTTCTACCCAACTGTAAACACTAGCTATCCAGACGAAATAAACATCAATATTGTCCACAGGGATTATAGCGAAAATAATAAAGAAGTTATCAATCACGGTGTACTAATTTTTCTTGACAACTATCTTGGGGAACTGAATTTTGTAGAAACAATTGACAACCTGTCTGTTTCAGAAGACATGAACATAAAAGAAGAGTTAATCCCTATAGAAAAGCTAAAGGCTTTCCTCAACTGGCGCCAGAAAGAGTTTACCGAAAAGTACCATGGAATCCGGCTGGACACCAGCAATGATGCACATGCTATTTTAGAAGCAAGCTTGGAAAATGGCGACCCGCTATTGGCAGCTATTAACACAGATTTACTCCAATGGGATTGTAAAGCTTCTCACCCATGGATAGTTATTGTAGAACTGCAATTCAATGGTGATACAAATACCGGAATGCCCAACACTGAGGATTACCAAAAGCTTAATGAAATAGAAGAAGATATAAAGTTAAAAGACGCCGAGGGTTACCTTTACATTGGCCGACAAACAACTCGAAACTCAAGAGAAATATATTTCGCTTGTAAAGACTTCAGAAAACCTTCCAAAATCCTCTATATGGCACAACAAAAATATTCGGGGTTATTCGGCTTCGACTATCATATCTACAAAGACAAATACTGGAAAACCTTTAAGCGCTTTTTGCCAAACAAGTGA
- a CDS encoding ion transporter, with amino-acid sequence MTFRKKVFLVLEETTEPKSLSWYFDLFLINLIVLNVVAVILETVDGIYNPLSIFFTGFEYFSITFFAIEYLLRVWAIIESPKKRHPIKGRLNYMYSFLGIVDLLAFLPFFLPFLGIDFRFIRMLRLLRLFRLMKITRYFGTLELISNVVKNKRVELSITITLLALILIFTSSLMYFVEHTAQPEAFSSIPATMWWGVATLTTVGYGDMYPFTPLGRFLGAVIAVLGLGFFALPAGILSSGFAEEIKKRKTKPHKNKANGKCPHCGKSLKGQ; translated from the coding sequence ATGACTTTTCGAAAAAAAGTATTTTTAGTTTTAGAAGAAACCACTGAACCAAAGTCTCTTAGTTGGTATTTCGACCTATTTCTGATAAATCTTATTGTATTAAATGTTGTAGCTGTAATTTTAGAAACAGTAGATGGTATTTATAACCCTTTAAGTATTTTCTTTACTGGGTTTGAATACTTTTCCATTACATTTTTCGCCATTGAATATCTACTCCGCGTATGGGCCATTATCGAATCACCAAAAAAAAGACACCCTATTAAAGGCCGTTTAAACTACATGTATTCATTTTTAGGCATAGTAGATTTGCTTGCATTTTTACCATTCTTTCTCCCCTTTTTAGGTATTGATTTCAGGTTTATAAGAATGTTACGCTTACTCCGCCTTTTCAGGCTGATGAAAATTACCAGGTATTTTGGAACCTTAGAGTTAATATCTAACGTGGTAAAAAACAAAAGGGTCGAACTGTCCATTACCATTACGTTGCTAGCTTTAATATTAATATTTACATCCAGCTTAATGTACTTTGTTGAACACACTGCACAACCAGAAGCATTTTCTAGCATACCTGCCACCATGTGGTGGGGTGTGGCTACATTAACAACAGTAGGGTATGGAGACATGTACCCTTTTACTCCATTAGGCAGGTTTTTAGGGGCTGTCATCGCAGTACTAGGACTTGGTTTCTTTGCTTTGCCTGCCGGTATATTATCATCAGGATTTGCGGAAGAAATTAAAAAAAGGAAAACAAAACCTCATAAAAATAAAGCGAACGGCAAATGCCCTCATTGCGGAAAAAGCTTAAAAGGTCAATAA
- a CDS encoding glycosyltransferase: MVRGRDFVIVGLTPYDVEFGSNCKNIAEEIAKHNRVLYINRPVDRASLITRRNNPSMQKRIAINKGEKEDLVQVSENLWNLYPKTVMESVNWLNINSIFDYINKVNNQRLANKILGAIERLGFKDFILFNDNDFFKGYHLKELLQPSQYVYYIRDYLVGLKYWAKHGERMEKKLIGKADVVVTNSTYLSQYAEAYNHKVFYVGQGCDLSHFKERAGVGAPEDLQNIQSPVVGYVGALNSHRLDISILEYIADNMPEWNLVLVGPEDENFQKSSLHKRKNVHFLGNKSIQELPQYIQRFDVCLNPQLVNALTIGNYPRKIDEYLAMGKPSVATKTKAMEVFKDHVYLANSKEEYVQLIRKAYNEFTDDRANMLKAFAATHTWENSVRGIYNAILAVERFEYALAV, from the coding sequence ATGGTAAGAGGGAGAGATTTTGTAATTGTGGGGTTGACACCTTATGATGTTGAGTTTGGTAGCAACTGTAAAAATATTGCAGAAGAGATTGCAAAGCATAACAGAGTGCTTTACATTAATAGACCAGTAGACAGGGCTTCACTAATTACTAGGCGAAATAATCCCTCTATGCAGAAAAGGATCGCTATTAATAAAGGGGAAAAGGAAGACCTAGTCCAAGTTTCCGAAAACCTTTGGAACCTTTATCCAAAGACTGTAATGGAGTCTGTGAACTGGCTAAATATTAATAGTATATTTGACTACATAAATAAAGTTAACAATCAGCGTCTTGCAAATAAAATTCTTGGAGCAATAGAACGTTTGGGGTTCAAGGATTTTATATTATTTAATGATAATGACTTCTTTAAAGGCTACCACTTAAAAGAGCTTTTACAGCCAAGCCAATATGTGTATTATATACGGGACTATCTGGTTGGTTTGAAGTATTGGGCAAAACATGGTGAAAGAATGGAAAAGAAGCTTATTGGCAAGGCTGATGTGGTGGTAACCAATTCTACTTACCTTTCTCAATATGCAGAGGCTTATAACCATAAGGTGTTCTATGTTGGTCAAGGTTGCGATTTGAGTCATTTTAAAGAAAGGGCAGGTGTAGGAGCTCCTGAAGATTTGCAAAATATACAAAGTCCAGTTGTAGGTTATGTTGGAGCTTTAAACAGTCATCGATTAGATATATCTATTTTAGAATATATTGCAGATAACATGCCTGAGTGGAATCTTGTACTGGTAGGTCCAGAAGATGAAAACTTTCAAAAAAGTTCTTTGCACAAGAGGAAGAATGTACACTTTCTTGGAAACAAGAGCATACAAGAGTTGCCCCAATATATTCAACGTTTTGATGTCTGTCTTAACCCGCAGCTTGTCAATGCTCTTACAATTGGCAATTACCCTCGGAAGATTGACGAATATCTAGCTATGGGTAAACCATCGGTGGCTACTAAGACAAAAGCTATGGAGGTTTTTAAGGATCATGTTTATTTGGCAAACTCTAAAGAAGAGTACGTCCAGCTGATCAGAAAAGCCTATAATGAATTTACGGACGACAGGGCTAACATGTTGAAGGCGTTTGCGGCCACACACACTTGGGAAAACAGTGTGAGGGGAATATATAATGCTATCTTAGCTGTTGAAAGATTTGAATACGCTCTTGCTGTTTAA